A stretch of Myceligenerans xiligouense DNA encodes these proteins:
- a CDS encoding alginate lyase family protein — MRLSLALVLTVLIAVSGCAQNPVGVDRAIAEPKAEQSSASEPGVTRSSDLPDAVSEVRPAPAEAGPGGSGSSGGAGFVHPGVFVDQVLLDAMESRVAQGEHPARQVFDEMTASEWGALDHRAEPRNVVECGAHQVPDHGCTEERRDAHAAYAQALAWSVTGDQVHARKSIEIMNAWSATIREHTNTNARLQAAWAGAVWARAAEIIRHTGAGWPETDVERFERMLRDVYLPQVTERSYANGNWELAMTEAAVGIAVFLDDREVYDRAVSVFHDRARAYVYLESDGVLPREASGSPYDKEHEIIAFWQGQDDFRDGVAQETCRDFSHTGLGLTAMSHVLMTTAVQGDDLYPRVGPRLAAALELHAEIAVTGEVPSWLCGGSVDGRLEYLPSAALSVLAGRFGCSMTWSRRHDESWSTFGTNELLTAWEPLTHGAPATPRGSADSSVCPR, encoded by the coding sequence GTGCGACTTTCCCTCGCCCTGGTGCTGACCGTGCTGATCGCCGTGTCGGGGTGCGCCCAGAACCCCGTCGGCGTCGACCGGGCGATCGCGGAGCCGAAGGCCGAGCAGAGCTCGGCGTCCGAGCCCGGCGTGACGCGCTCGTCCGACCTGCCCGACGCCGTGAGCGAGGTCCGGCCCGCGCCCGCCGAGGCCGGACCGGGCGGTTCCGGCTCCTCCGGCGGCGCGGGCTTCGTCCATCCCGGCGTCTTCGTCGACCAGGTCCTGCTCGACGCGATGGAGAGCCGCGTCGCGCAGGGGGAGCACCCGGCCCGGCAGGTGTTCGACGAGATGACGGCGTCGGAGTGGGGAGCGCTCGACCACCGGGCCGAGCCGCGCAACGTCGTCGAGTGCGGTGCCCACCAGGTCCCGGACCACGGGTGCACCGAGGAGCGCCGCGACGCCCACGCGGCGTACGCCCAGGCGCTCGCGTGGTCCGTGACCGGTGACCAGGTGCACGCGCGCAAGTCGATCGAGATCATGAACGCCTGGTCGGCGACGATCCGGGAGCACACCAACACGAACGCCCGCCTCCAGGCCGCCTGGGCCGGGGCGGTCTGGGCCCGGGCGGCGGAGATCATCCGGCACACCGGTGCGGGATGGCCCGAGACGGACGTGGAGCGGTTCGAGAGGATGCTCCGCGACGTCTATCTCCCGCAGGTCACCGAACGCTCCTACGCCAACGGCAACTGGGAGCTGGCCATGACGGAGGCGGCCGTCGGGATCGCCGTCTTCCTCGACGACCGCGAGGTCTACGACCGGGCCGTGTCCGTGTTCCACGACCGTGCCCGGGCCTACGTCTACCTGGAGTCCGACGGCGTGCTGCCGCGCGAGGCGTCCGGCAGCCCGTACGACAAGGAGCACGAGATCATCGCGTTCTGGCAGGGACAGGACGACTTCCGCGACGGAGTGGCCCAGGAGACGTGCCGGGACTTCAGCCACACCGGTCTCGGCCTGACGGCGATGTCACACGTGCTGATGACGACGGCCGTGCAGGGGGACGACCTGTACCCCCGGGTCGGCCCGCGCCTGGCGGCGGCACTGGAGCTGCACGCCGAGATCGCGGTCACCGGCGAGGTGCCGTCCTGGCTCTGCGGCGGATCGGTGGACGGGCGCCTGGAGTACCTCCCGTCCGCGGCGCTGTCGGTCCTGGCGGGCCGTTTCGGCTGCTCGATGACGTGGTCGCGGCGGCACGACGAGTCGTGGAGCACGTTCGGCACCAACGAGCTGCTCACGGCCTGGGAGCCGCTGACCCACGGCGCCCCCGCCACGCCGAGAGGATCCGCGGACTCGTCGGTCTGCCCCCGCTGA
- a CDS encoding winged helix-turn-helix transcriptional regulator — MTDTAIAPPQLTGEQREFLDQILDKWSLQVLDKLCERPRRFNELRRAIPVVTQKSLTATLRRLERNGMIERVVIGTRPVAVEYRISALGETLQDLIDALLGWASSNMDEVRQARGRFDDEAGEA, encoded by the coding sequence ATGACCGATACCGCCATCGCCCCGCCCCAGCTCACCGGGGAGCAGCGAGAGTTCCTCGACCAGATCCTCGACAAGTGGTCCCTCCAGGTGCTCGACAAGCTGTGCGAGCGGCCGCGGCGCTTCAACGAACTGCGCCGCGCGATCCCGGTCGTGACGCAGAAGTCGCTCACGGCGACCCTGCGGCGCCTGGAGCGCAACGGGATGATCGAGCGCGTCGTCATCGGCACCCGCCCCGTCGCCGTCGAGTACCGCATCTCGGCGCTCGGCGAGACGCTGCAGGACCTCATCGACGCCCTCCTGGGCTGGGCCTCGTCGAACATGGACGAGGTGCGGCAGGCGCGGGGGAGGTTCGACGACGAGGCGGGGGAGGCCTGA
- a CDS encoding NAD(P)-binding domain-containing protein — translation MDVYDSVVIGAGQAGLSASYHLDRLGIRHVVLDAEPRPGGAWQHRWDSLTMRDVHGVADLPDGPAPGRSTDRANRAVPHWFGTYETQHGLPVLRPVRVRTVTAGGDLLEVRSDAGTWLTRTLVNATGTWTRPFVPHYPGAETFGGEQLHTHDYPGPGHFRGRRVLVVGGGASAVQFLGELGPITDTLWVTRREPVWRDDFDENSGREAVAQVLDRVTAGLPPASVVSVTGLALRPQEQAAAQLGVYDRRRPMFSRIEPGGVRWDDGARGPGQPAFEPVDSILWATGFRPAVTHLAPLHLRSEHGGIPLLPGTADVQTAVTAARDPRVQLVGYGPSASTIGGNRAGRAAALAVRRQVTRETVRPAGR, via the coding sequence GTGGACGTGTATGACTCGGTGGTGATCGGAGCGGGCCAGGCGGGCCTTTCGGCGTCGTACCACCTGGACAGGCTCGGCATCAGGCACGTGGTGCTCGACGCCGAGCCGCGCCCGGGCGGCGCCTGGCAGCACCGGTGGGACTCGCTGACGATGCGGGACGTCCACGGCGTCGCCGACCTGCCGGACGGTCCGGCGCCGGGCCGCTCGACGGATCGCGCGAACCGGGCCGTGCCCCACTGGTTCGGCACCTACGAGACACAGCACGGCCTGCCCGTGCTGCGACCGGTGCGCGTCCGCACGGTGACCGCCGGCGGCGACCTGCTGGAGGTGCGCTCCGACGCGGGCACGTGGCTCACCCGCACGCTCGTCAACGCGACCGGCACCTGGACCCGGCCGTTCGTGCCGCACTACCCCGGCGCCGAGACGTTCGGCGGCGAACAGCTGCACACGCACGACTATCCGGGCCCCGGCCACTTCCGCGGCAGGCGGGTGCTCGTCGTCGGCGGCGGGGCCTCCGCCGTGCAGTTCCTCGGCGAGCTCGGCCCGATCACCGACACGCTCTGGGTGACGCGACGGGAGCCGGTGTGGCGCGACGACTTCGACGAGAACAGCGGCCGGGAGGCCGTCGCGCAGGTGCTGGACCGCGTGACCGCGGGCCTCCCGCCGGCGAGCGTCGTGAGCGTCACCGGCCTCGCCCTGCGACCCCAGGAGCAGGCCGCCGCCCAGCTCGGCGTCTACGACCGGCGCCGCCCGATGTTCTCCCGGATCGAACCCGGCGGAGTCCGCTGGGACGACGGCGCTCGCGGACCGGGACAGCCCGCCTTCGAGCCCGTCGACTCCATCCTCTGGGCCACCGGCTTCCGGCCGGCCGTCACCCACCTCGCACCGCTCCACCTGCGCAGCGAGCACGGCGGCATCCCGCTGCTGCCCGGCACCGCCGACGTGCAGACCGCCGTCACCGCCGCCCGTGACCCCCGGGTGCAGCTCGTGGGCTACGGGCCCTCCGCGAGCACCATCGGCGGCAACCGCGCGGGGCGCGCCGCGGCCCTGGCGGTCCGCCGTCAGGTCACCCGCGAGACGGTCCGGCCGGCCGGCAGGTGA
- a CDS encoding C40 family peptidase, producing MITRTPGRHRAARKAITPLTRAAQGLSGAARRGALVAAGSGLAVSLLSIPSDASPVADAHPATAEIEASPLAVEAAAAQNVTVRDAGALEATAAQAVRVAADSKLALEAGTIKVTPAPEPEPEPEPEPAPEPEPEPEPVAEAAEPAEETAAPEPAPAAEEPAAPVQKTAPATTGSEVLSIAKQYIGVPYLWGGSTPAGFDCSGFTSYVYAQVGIDLPRTSSEQRYAGTVVSAAEARPGDLIWSPGHIAIYAGGGMQIEAPVPGETVRHSQIWQSSPTYIRVG from the coding sequence GTGATCACTCGCACGCCTGGGCGCCATCGTGCTGCCCGCAAAGCCATCACCCCCCTGACCCGGGCCGCTCAAGGCCTCTCCGGCGCCGCACGCCGCGGCGCCCTCGTCGCAGCAGGCTCGGGACTGGCCGTCTCGCTGCTCAGCATCCCGTCGGACGCGTCGCCGGTGGCGGACGCCCACCCGGCCACCGCCGAGATCGAGGCCTCCCCGCTCGCCGTCGAGGCAGCAGCCGCGCAGAACGTGACGGTGCGGGACGCGGGGGCACTGGAGGCGACCGCGGCGCAGGCCGTGCGCGTCGCGGCCGACAGCAAGCTGGCCCTGGAGGCCGGGACGATCAAGGTGACGCCCGCACCCGAGCCGGAGCCGGAACCCGAGCCCGAGCCCGCGCCGGAACCCGAGCCGGAGCCGGAACCCGTCGCCGAGGCCGCCGAGCCCGCCGAGGAGACCGCCGCACCCGAACCCGCACCCGCCGCCGAAGAGCCCGCCGCACCGGTGCAGAAGACCGCCCCCGCCACCACGGGTTCCGAGGTGCTCTCCATCGCCAAGCAGTACATCGGCGTGCCGTACCTGTGGGGCGGCTCGACGCCCGCCGGGTTCGACTGCTCCGGCTTCACGTCCTACGTCTACGCCCAGGTCGGCATCGACCTGCCGCGCACGTCGTCCGAGCAGCGTTACGCCGGCACCGTGGTCTCGGCCGCCGAGGCGCGGCCCGGCGACCTGATCTGGAGCCCCGGCCACATCGCGATCTACGCGGGTGGCGGCATGCAGATCGAGGCCCCGGTCCCCGGAGAGACCGTGCGTCACAGCCAGATCTGGCAGTCCAGCCCGACCTACATCCGCGTCGGCTGA
- a CDS encoding Rid family hydrolase produces the protein MSVALSSPEGMFQPVPYHHVSVATGTRHVHVAGQIARDGDGNRVATGDLAGQLAQALRNTARGLAGAGATFSDVVRLRFFVTDWSPEKYDDFVAGIEQVADELELPQPLPPLSAIGVDYLFEPDVLVEVEAYAILD, from the coding sequence ATGTCAGTCGCACTGTCCAGCCCCGAGGGCATGTTCCAGCCCGTTCCCTACCACCACGTCTCCGTCGCGACGGGCACCCGCCACGTCCACGTCGCGGGCCAGATCGCCCGGGACGGCGACGGAAACCGCGTCGCCACCGGCGACCTCGCCGGCCAGCTCGCCCAGGCGCTGCGGAACACCGCCCGTGGCCTCGCGGGCGCCGGCGCGACGTTCTCCGACGTCGTGCGACTCCGGTTCTTCGTCACCGACTGGAGCCCGGAGAAGTACGACGACTTCGTCGCCGGCATCGAGCAGGTCGCCGACGAGCTCGAGCTCCCGCAACCCCTGCCGCCGCTCTCCGCGATCGGCGTCGACTACCTGTTCGAGCCGGACGTCCTCGTCGAGGTCGAGGCATACGCCATCCTCGACTGA